The Palaemon carinicauda isolate YSFRI2023 chromosome 38, ASM3689809v2, whole genome shotgun sequence genomic interval ctttCTGTATCTTGATCTTTGTGTTCTTGTCCTTTCTGATAGGCCGAGGCAGCAGCCGCTGGAGGTGATATACCCGAGAAGTTAAGCGTGGTTATTATTGGAACAGATTCTGTGTCACGAGGGAACCTTAGGCGTCACATGCCCAAGACCCACGCTTACCTAAGAGACCATCTACACGCCATTAGCCTCAAGGGCCTGACCAAAATAGCTGATAACACACACCCAAACATTGTAGCTCTTTTAATGGGGCTTTCTTTGATCGAGCTGAAAAGGCAAAAATGCAGAGAGGGAATTAGAAGGTGGGGGTCGAAGTTTGATGACTGTCCCATCATTTGGAGAGATTTTTCAAAACAGGGCTATGCCACGGCCTACGCAGAGGACACGCCGCATATTGGTTCTTTTCACCACAACATGCATGGGTTTGTCGAACAACCCACCGACTATTACAATAGGCCTTACTATATTGCAGCCGAGAATTACACAGGGCATAGCGGCAATATTAAGGGTGCCGTCGGGTATCTGTGTCAAGGAGTACACAAAAGTATTTCGGTCATTCACAACTACTCACTGGCTGTTGCCGAAGAGTTGAAGGACATTCCATATTTCGCTTATTATTGGACCACTTCTATGACTCACGACTACCCAGAGGCTGCTCTGAGGGCTGACGAGCCATGTTATACATATCTTAAGAAGATGAATGAGAGAGGCCACTTGAATCACACCATCCTATTCTTCATCAGTGATCATGGAATGAGACAAGGGAAATTCAGAGCAACGTACGCTGGGATGCTGGAAGAGAGATTACCTTACGCAAATATTGTCTTTCCAGAATGGTTCATTAAGAAGTACCATGAAGCCATCAAAAACGTAAAATTAAACACGAACAGACTAACTTCAACATATGATCTTCACGTAACGCTTAAAGATATCTTAGATCAAAATTACCAGAATCCGAGTAAAATGTAAGTTATCAAAAGTTTGCAAAATTTTATGAAACAACTGACagccatatatatattcagtgagaAAAAAAAGTTGTTTCCAATATATAAATCCCATAACAATGTGACAAAACTTCAAGTTGTTACGGGATTATTCTTATAACGTGTTAAATGTAAAGCAACATTACCTGGTACCATAGCCATTACGATAGTTACCATAGCTGACAGAGCAAGAAGTGGGTGATAGAATAGAGCATCTAGTTTTAACTGGCTTCCCCTCACTATTGCACAGATTGCCACATCTCCACTTGCCTTTTTTCTTGAACACTGCTCCACCTCCTTATTATGTATCTgtctcctcttttttttctctgtctcCGTTTCTATATAAATGGGTGTATTTCCTAAATTGTATCcgaaattattcaaatttttgtTGGACATCAACACTGAAATAAAATTCACGGCATGTTTTCTATGTAAAGGTTACCTTCCATTCCAATTGCGGCATATGAGcagagcatgttaaagattttgggcTACACCCATTCACAGCTGTGCTCCTTTCCTCTTATGCCAGGCATTGCTGCTACATACTCTGTGATATGAACACTCTTGCAATGGACAGTTTTGGTTACACTAATTTATTTAGAAATAGAGACAGACAGAGAGTAAGGAGGAGGGGTTGGAGAGCAAACCAGTAATCAGTAGAGACGTGGCATCAGTGGGGAATCTGTTTAAAACCAGGTGTCCTACACTATTGTCCATTTTCTGCTTGGTTAAGCACActcaacaatgatttttttttatataatttggggTTGATGTTTTTCAAgtgtatcaatttccataaccattGTAATGACTACTTGTTTTTCACGGGGATGTTAAACCACAACATGCCTGTTAAATCATGTCTGTTCTAATAATGATTGGATAAGAACAGATGTCCTATTAACATTAGTCTGATCCACATTAAAGACTTTCCTTCATTCTTACCAGTAAAATTACTCCCGAGGTATTAACTCCTTGCCCAAAACATTTCGTTACTTTTCTCTTCAGGTGTTAACTGCAAAAACACAAATATCACATTAATGACAAAAGATTATCAATTTCTCCCTGCTGTCTCCTAGTACCTCGAGGCATAAGAACGGCCGCAGCCTCTTTCGTGAAATCCCGGGCAGGCGGACCTGCAGTGACGCTGGAATTCCTCAGCATTACTGTGCATGTGAAAGCACCAAGGAAGCCAACTCTAAGGACGTTCATTTGATAGAAGCGGCTAAGGCTGCTATAGGCCAACTCAATGAGGGCTTAAAGGCATTTCCAAACTGCACTCGACTTCACCTTGACCAGGTAACTTACTGAGGACTGGGTACAGTCAGCTGGATGATTTAAACACTGTGAAATCAAgatcattattgttgtttataaGAGCATTCATTAACCTTCAGACCTATGCAGACATACCTGAACTTTAAAAAAAGTGATTTACACACTGTCCAACCAgggttattatttttgtttttaagaacAGTCATTAACATTCAGGTATACTAGCAAAGGTTTGCAAGTGTAGGGATACCTGAACATTAGTATGAACAACCTTCACAGAATTTATTCCTGCGTAGGCGACCTGAGCAAAGAGTTCATCTCTATCAATACGCCAGGGAGACCTGTGCAGGTAGGTTAGTGACTGGGCTCAGCCGAAAATCTTTAACGTGCTCCACCCACAAGTATCATGAGTAGCTGCCACCTTCTTACAGCTGATTCatgtaagaataatgataatagataataattataaaacagaTAATAGTTGATTATGATACTTTAACAGAGTCCCACGCAGCTAGTGTGTCCAGCACATCCATTTgcagcttgccagaacagaggagcaacgaGGTAATGCTTATTTGTGAGTGAAGCAAGCCACAATgtagcaaagaccatttgagtgaTGGCCAATCACCATGTTTTTAggtggagcatgttaaagattttgggcTGGACCCAGTCATAGTTTCGCATGTAGACCTGAAGGTTAATGGCTGTCTTAAGACTTTCAAATAGGTCTCAAACTTAGGGAATCACAAGAGAAAGACTATTTTCCTTTATTTGCTAACGATATCACATAGCAACATAAGCTGAAGTAGAGTAGCAGCTAACTAGTCAGACTAAAACAATTCACCAGAAAATTTGAAAGTGGAAAATTCAAAGGTTTgcaataaatgaattttttttatattgataaaaaaaacaatttatctattaaaaaatttacattaaGTACATATTCTtggcaaatatggcaaaatattctTTGCAGCAGACATTTTACAGTGAAAAATATTATGGTTATGacatctacagtttttttttttcaatctgcatTTAGAATCAGGTATCTACGTTTCGCAATAAGTAATTTAATTTATCAATTTATCCATACGACCTTGCAGGTGACCAGGGAGGCTATTTAGTACCTCTGTGCAATTGAGGAGGTGGAGAACCTACTAAAGTAACGATTGAAAAAAAGGTTGAACGGCAATGGAATTAAAGAGAGCTACAAATTGGATATAGCCTAGAGTGCAGCACACGAGGTGCACTgaaggcactattattattataactatttattaatattattacttgctaagctacaagttgaaaaagcaggatgctataagcacaggggctccaacaggaaagttgtctagtgaggaaaggaaacaaggaaaaataaaaaaattaagaaaagtaacaacattaaaagaaataattcctatataaactataaatactttaacaaaacaagaggaagagaaataagatagaatagtgtgctcgagtgtaccctcaagcaagagaactctaacacaaggcagtggaaaaccatggcactacccaagaccagagaacaatagtttgattttggagagtttttctcctagaagagctgcttaccatagctaaagagtctcttctacccttaccaagaggaaagtggccactgaacatggTTTAAAAGTTCGTTGTTTATAACTCAACTAATGGCCGGATATTGTTCAATTTGAACAATACTAGGTAAGGGATTCAATTGGTGACACCTTCacttagtaaaagtaataatactcCAGATGCATTATCCTAACACTGGTAATTACATTTTTTCAATTATAAAaagattacatacacacatacatatatatatatatatatatatatatatatatatatatatatatatatatatatatatatatatatgtatatatatatatatatatatggtaagcagctcttctaagaggacagtccaaaatcaaaccatttttctctagtcttgcgtagtgtaatagcctctgtatcatggtcttccactgtcttgggttagagttctcttacttgagggtactctcagccacactattctatctcgtttctcttcctcttgtgttgttaaagttttcatagtttatataggaaatgtttatttaaatgtcattgttcttaaaatatattatttttccttgtttcctttcctcactgggctattttccctgttagggcccctgagcttatagcatttttcttttccaagtagggttgtagcttagcaagtaataataataataataataataataataataataataataataataataataataataataataataataataatatgcgtttaaaaaaaaattcctccacTCACAGAGCATCACTTCATTTGAGTTCACTgttaaaaatattctaagaaaatataTTCTAGATTAGTAAAACTATATGTGTTTTTCATTGATTAATTTAGGTTATGAGTGGACGAATTGGAATGGCCAGTAAAGCTACGCAACCCAAGATGAAGGACACAACAATTACATCTTATACTGTGATATTTTCAACCACCCCAGGTATGTGAAAGAGGACATACTTTCTACACAATTTCAGGCTTACCCAGTTATATCTTAATATGGAATCTATatagaaattttatcaaaatcaccACAAAAACTCTTTTAGCCTACCTGCCATTAAATTCAGTGTTGAGGAATCATGTTAAGAAATGGTGTACCAATACACTACATCTTTGCCCCACGATATACAGTGTTCCAATAAATGTTGAGTGTCTCAGTTACCCATCatcttttcatgttgaacaggttaacataagtctttttatgggtTAAGTATGAATAAACTTGAACCAAACATTTAGAGGAGGATAGAAACACAATTTAGAATATCAGCACCAAAACGGGAAGAAGAATATTTGATTTCTTATGTGAAGAATTGTGTGCTTGGTATAACTCAGGGAAACAAGAGAGAAAATGTAGTGCGCCATTATGCTATGAATACATGAAAACCAAGAACTGGGGACATTCTTTGATACTGGAGCCTGATGAgaagtgaaaaattatatattgtcTTTTCTGACccaaaataagagtaaaaaaactagggctgagtacaagaagggccaatgtcaTAAAACCATGTTTTGAGAAAAACGCATTTGAAAGATTGCTTGCTATATTAAAAATCAGGCAATTACAGCAAACGAAAGCTCTTTTTTGTTTAGACTGCTTGTATTTTAAACTGTTATTTACAGACCAAGGCATTccattattgtttttcattttgaagaaaaaaatatattagaccaaacttttaaaaatttattgcctggaaattgtgtaaaaaaaaatggcattattGGAAAAAGGTATTTCAAACATTTTGAAGTTAATCTATATCCTTCTAGTAGCTATTATACATTACAAAATATCTATAATATTCTtgcttagaatgaaaaaaaaaaaaacatcctaaatcaatggctaaagaaaagtgaaaaaaaattacattgattaatttacaaacacaagtagattAATCAAATTTAGGGGAAAAAATCTGATTAGTTTTTGATATGTTGAGTTCCAATAGAAAAGTAATGATCCATAGTAATTGTCTCATCCGCCATAACACTCACATATTGGGTTCATTATCTAAATAAACATCATCTGAAGCATCTTCTGCCGCCTGCAGGCTTCTATAAAATGTTTGCTTCCTGCAGAAATCAAGTCCTTCAACtttctgggtggaattttccttgGTCCCTGTTCAAGCTGTGGGAGAATCCAAATGGGTggtcttcctttttccttttttcttaaatctaaatgCTGCCGTGCAAGATTTCGAAAAAAAGGATGTCCAGCGCATAATCTGgccaatttcattttgattttattccattttcttaattttcatcccCTTTACTTGTTGTCCATTATTATATTTATGGTGATTCACCAGGGGCCAGCAGACATATAcaaacttttaaaattaatgaaatcttcTGTTTGCATTTTAGTCACTTGTAACTTATTTTTTCTCTGGATTGCTCTGAATGTTGTGCTCTAGTCCCGTGGCACCTCAATGTTTGTagctgattttctatatttttctatcatgCTTCCATGTGTGTATGGCTAGGTTCTAAGATAGAATGCGTTATTTTCATTCCCTTACTACTGGAAACATGCATAAGCATGGCTGCAAATAAATATTTTGGCCACCTCAAGAGTCACTATATAGTCGAATGTCCTTAATGTCATCTGAGAGGCCATGCAACCATTTCATTACACATGAACCTATTTCTTGACCACCTCTTTTTGCAATCGTTTCATCCCACTTCATATAGTGTCCTTTATTTCCATCCACACTTGTTTCAAAAATGGTTAAGTTATAAACAGCAAGCTGTCTCTTGTAGTAAACTATTCCTGTCTGCAACAGTGGACCAGGAAATATTTTCTGGAGGTCAAAGGATGCAGTAACAATTCCTTTGTTTTTAAGAACAAACTCTTTATCAGCTCTCTTTTCATTGTAAGCCATCTCTGCTAATTCATGATGTTCTGATTTCTCTCCTTCAATGCAGTTTTTATCATCCTCACTAGCAGTCATTAGGGATGCCTTAAAAGCATCACATTTTTCACAAGTGTCTTGGGATGGGTGATGGAAGGACAGATTGAACTCttcattgaagatttttctctacatTGATTCTTTGTCTGGTGGTAAATTGTTTTCATGGCAGTATTTTTGGTAGAATCCATACATCTGAGCTTTTGTGAGATctggattcaaatattttctttctgagtCTGCTCTAGCTCTAGCATAATGACTTTTCCATGCCGGAAACTGGTTGATATGCTTCTTAATCATATCTACAGATTTGGGGGATATTTTCTTCTGTTTCCCATGTTTTCCTCTTCCATCTGGTGCTAAATTTCCACTTTCAGACTGTCGCATCTTTGTAATATTCCTAGCTCTCGTGAGCTTAATACCAAAAGTAGATAAAAACATCTTTGGGCATACTTCCTTTTTCAGGTATTAGGCTAGAGGTTCATTCATGTTGCATCTTGACAATGTCTGATGTACTCTTACATATATTCACTGATATCACGCACATTACTACcgattttgatattaaataaatagtAATTGCTTGCAACCACGTTAAAAACAGAAACGATTTATAAAGTTATGTACGCATATAAATTGTTAAAATCGTTTGGTGCAAGAAAGGCTGAAGTTGACATTGGCCTCTCACGTGGCCCTCTAGGGTTATAGTAAATGAATATACCAAGGGCCAATCACGTCATTGACCTTTCTAgcatgaatattttcatttgttacttGACTTTGGCTAGAATAGAGCGCTTAGTGTAGCTCCCTGAACCCACGGACGACATTAACCCTTATAGCACTGATACAGAGGAAATTTTTTAGTTTAGTGGTGGTCTTATCTTCAATCGGCCATTTTttgacattggcccttcttgtactGAGCCCTAGTAATGACGTCTCTCGTTCTATTGTCTATGAAATTATTGGCCGTTATGCAGTTCCCTATGTCCCGTTGACTACCAATccttttattcaattatttccttCGTTCTCTTTTGTCTTATAGGAATTTTAGATATTTGGCCTGGCACTGGGTCGGGGAAACCGGTCAACACCGAGGCTTAACTAGGGGAAAACCTTGCAGGTGGACTACACAGTTGAAAGATGAAAAAGATTAGGACAAAATTTGAAAGGGATTAAGTGGGAACAGACGACGCAAAGCTTAAGAGAACGAAGATGAGAATActgaggtagattatgggaatatcactgcttggtagattggaaaatgatgaaataagaatggcaggcgtcgtaaagattacagaggtgataagcgAAGAAGAATGACAaacatagtaaagattacagaggtttaTAAGTGACACCAATGAGATGGTGTGGGGCT includes:
- the LOC137630557 gene encoding uncharacterized protein isoform X3, with the protein product MRKLQGNTSHYLIETEGCNILDFHPLHPDIIKYTFNHVPELICSKNLPLTENVGLTLILHENLLADYGSSNASFSCYYQGILRQEQSPSHYNKDCDKKFKLSYKVPIRVKETPIAEDAILVTCHDRNKKKPIYQNVHFFIQPRRSKKKRQQFLAEAAAAGGDIPEKLSVVIIGTDSVSRGNLRRHMPKTHAYLRDHLHAISLKGLTKIADNTHPNIVALLMGLSLIELKRQKCREGIRRWGSKFDDCPIIWRDFSKQGYATAYAEDTPHIGSFHHNMHGFVEQPTDYYNRPYYIAAENYTGHSGNIKGAVGYLCQGVHKSISVIHNYSLAVAEELKDIPYFAYYWTTSMTHDYPEAALRADEPCYTYLKKMNERGHLNHTILFFISDHGMRQGKFRATYAGMLEERLPYANIVFPEWFIKKYHEAIKNVKLNTNRLTSTYDLHVTLKDILDQNYQNPSKITSRHKNGRSLFREIPGRRTCSDAGIPQHYCACESTKEANSKDVHLIEAAKAAIGQLNEGLKAFPNCTRLHLDQVMSGRIGMASKATQPKMKDTTITSYTVIFSTTPGGAMMEATVRRRKEEYEVGSEISRINMYGNQSHCITDEIYRKYCYCNDLLR
- the LOC137630557 gene encoding uncharacterized protein isoform X1, with translation MRKLQGHRPFLVLCGLSVSVIVVLVSYISTFQFSGNPSFKYYVDGGRRAAATIFRNPSSLHSQIILAKKTSNVATNYTKNTIKDNTLINITVLDHTSTRDITKGKATNHYNGTATNIPINSTIPLYAYNSSVVSDLTSIKCNTIPCTSKEKVIPSKEGKQQTPVFPSNDNNTTATIDIRIKDFRNDSVAGPSMAGSPSATKTEAVLLSSLISTGNTSHYLIETEGCNILDFHPLHPDIIKYTFNHVPELICSKNLPLTENVGLTLILHENLLADYGSSNASFSCYYQGILRQEQSPSHYNKDCDKKFKLSYKVPIRVKETPIAEDAILVTCHDRNKKKPIYQNVHFFIQPRRSKKKRQQFLAEAAAAGGDIPEKLSVVIIGTDSVSRGNLRRHMPKTHAYLRDHLHAISLKGLTKIADNTHPNIVALLMGLSLIELKRQKCREGIRRWGSKFDDCPIIWRDFSKQGYATAYAEDTPHIGSFHHNMHGFVEQPTDYYNRPYYIAAENYTGHSGNIKGAVGYLCQGVHKSISVIHNYSLAVAEELKDIPYFAYYWTTSMTHDYPEAALRADEPCYTYLKKMNERGHLNHTILFFISDHGMRQGKFRATYAGMLEERLPYANIVFPEWFIKKYHEAIKNVKLNTNRLTSTYDLHVTLKDILDQNYQNPSKITSRHKNGRSLFREIPGRRTCSDAGIPQHYCACESTKEANSKDVHLIEAAKAAIGQLNEGLKAFPNCTRLHLDQVMSGRIGMASKATQPKMKDTTITSYTVIFSTTPGGAMMEATVRRRKEEYEVGSEISRINMYGNQSHCITDEIYRKYCYCNDLLR
- the LOC137630557 gene encoding uncharacterized protein isoform X2 — protein: MRKLQGHRPFLVLCGLSVSVIVVLVSYISTFQFSGNPSFKYYVGNTSHYLIETEGCNILDFHPLHPDIIKYTFNHVPELICSKNLPLTENVGLTLILHENLLADYGSSNASFSCYYQGILRQEQSPSHYNKDCDKKFKLSYKVPIRVKETPIAEDAILVTCHDRNKKKPIYQNVHFFIQPRRSKKKRQQFLAEAAAAGGDIPEKLSVVIIGTDSVSRGNLRRHMPKTHAYLRDHLHAISLKGLTKIADNTHPNIVALLMGLSLIELKRQKCREGIRRWGSKFDDCPIIWRDFSKQGYATAYAEDTPHIGSFHHNMHGFVEQPTDYYNRPYYIAAENYTGHSGNIKGAVGYLCQGVHKSISVIHNYSLAVAEELKDIPYFAYYWTTSMTHDYPEAALRADEPCYTYLKKMNERGHLNHTILFFISDHGMRQGKFRATYAGMLEERLPYANIVFPEWFIKKYHEAIKNVKLNTNRLTSTYDLHVTLKDILDQNYQNPSKITSRHKNGRSLFREIPGRRTCSDAGIPQHYCACESTKEANSKDVHLIEAAKAAIGQLNEGLKAFPNCTRLHLDQVMSGRIGMASKATQPKMKDTTITSYTVIFSTTPGGAMMEATVRRRKEEYEVGSEISRINMYGNQSHCITDEIYRKYCYCNDLLR